The Branchiostoma floridae strain S238N-H82 chromosome 18, Bfl_VNyyK, whole genome shotgun sequence DNA window atttttttttacacatgttcACATCCCCTTTTTTTGAAGacataattttcacaataatgttggtaatgccgaatcactgtggtcacctgttactaggtattggtgatgtcgaatatgtttcccagtGCGTACatagtttttttgtgattttggcgttgtcgtttttcgtaatgattttgttagtcgggccgccgcattcagtgcatttcgcccatttcccatgaaaacacgacctggattgtgaatgatttagccctcctcgcgtTAGACAaaaagcacacacaatcacaattctactgtcgaaaggaagctaatatatcataaaattagaatttttatttatgtttgtctaaattggtcaccagcttccgaagagagcaaattccaaaagcggggcaGGTTAGGACGcactcaaaatcggaatttatattcacgataacgtcctcggtgttttccagttgtaacgcggagggtgaagggttcatgaacagtatggatgccttccttattcaagtatggtctctagatgaatgcgTTAAAAATTCAtagatcaaaacttgaccactctttgtcaactagtgatggagcgccgtgagttcgagcgcatAAAAAAGGGGGGCATCTTAGGGTGGCCCCCGTTATGGAAAACGTTCAGATATGGACAATTTTAGTCGGCACCTTTCAGAATCAATCTCATACCACTGTAATATTGCATAAAATATGAGGCATACTCGTAGAAATGTATGCACTTATCCTTTGATGTAACCGTTTCAGATCATGATTGGTCTACAGAGCGCTGCGATCATCATGCCCATCAACCTGCTCATCGTCTTCTTGTTTCGAAACTCTGGTTCTAAATCGTCTATAAAGGAAAAGACAAAGTCGAGAAAGGGAACGTCTGTCAATAAGCCGGCCATGTATTTGCCTCAtaagaaacaaaatgacagagaagcggaaaagaaacaaaatgagcTACGCACCCTGGGCAATTACGAATCTGAACCTACGTCATTTTGGCGCCACAAAGAGAATTCTACAGCCAAGAAAAAACAGCTTATTTCGGATTATTCTGGAAAGCATATACACCGACGCCATATACATCTGGACTTTGATGACACAATAGAAGAAATCAACACCAGCAATGGCACGGATTCGAAGGACCCTGAGACAACACGAAACACCTCACTTCCTTGGTGGTCAGTGTACATAGGTATGTTAGGATAGAACGTATATTTCTTAAGATAGAACATAAGAAGGTAATCTACATAAGGGCCCATCACccacccccaccaccaccatcacacacacacacacacacacacacacacacacacacacacacacacacacacacacacacattgctCCGAGGAGGTGGTAGATTCCGTCTTCCCATCACTTTTGATTCACTCTTGGCGTCATCGCACTTCTGAATTCCGGATAGTCAGCCCAGTAAATCAGACATCTTACGAAGGTCGATGAGATCTTTGTGTGGGAACAAACCTCTATAGTACATGGTACCTCTTACTAACTATACAACTAtcgattctaccaacacagattagTTTTCATTATGTAGGATAAAACTTTTTCGAAACGTTACCAACGCGTCAATGTCCCTTACAAATGGTAAGCAAAACTTGGTCAATATCACCACAAATGGCAATTACTCTAggaactgggtatgattttggaaacggtcagacgtttcagatagtctaCTACTTTCGTCTGTGACAATGACGAAATGGTATGGTTTGCCAACATCAGTGAGGTTTGTCAACAATTTTATGATATTGTCCCACCTTCCTTCACAGGTTGGCTGCTTGTCTGGTCAGTGAGCTTTGTGGCTGCGTTCTTCACCGTCTTGTACACTCTGAGTTTTGGCCGTGCGAAGGCGGAAGCGTGGGTCTTCACCTTTCTAACGTCATTCCTCACTGACCTGTTCCTGATACAACCCTTCAAGTTGATGCTTGTGGCTGTGCTGTTTGCCCTGATAGTAAAGGTATTAAACCTGTATTGTTTTCGTCGGCGTCTgagggcgccgccatgttgaattgtGAAGTCATCAAGTGGCCATCTTGTTTCCAGTGACAATTTGCCACTTTATTCACAATATTTATCAACTATCAGCGTCACAACTAGTCTTAATTTACAAGTTTAAGACAACTGTCAGATAGAGAAGAACTAGATCCGCAAGACAATGCTACTGGGACACCGGCAGTTATTTCAGACTGGATTTCAGGCAAGATTAATAGGTGTAAGTCTATCcaaatctttttatttttcgGCAGAAACCTGTAGAAGATGAAGACCCTCAGCCAGAGCCGCTGCAAAAGGACGAAGAATATCTAGAGGACAACAAAAAGGTATCTTTAGTcctatgtttgcagttttctaaAGTTGTGCTAACCTTGTTTAACCAGCAAAATATGGTCAAAACTCCATATGCCACCTAACGCTTAAAAACATGTAACAGTACACATCTTTTACTGTTTCttgtattcatacatgtatgtagtgaaAAGACTAATTCAAAACTAAGGTACATAATGTTTAGAATGTGTTGTGTTACGATGTCTTTTTGTAAAATCTGGTGTGCCTTTCTTCAAGGTGGTGACACATGATTCTAGACACTGGCGGACGGCAACCGGGTGGATGCGTTATTTGTGGACGGAGGAAGCCAATACGCTAGAACACCACAATAAAATGGTAAACGTCGTTCGAAAACGTTTATTCTTGGCTTGATATTCACAAGATCCCTGTAAGATATTCATGTCGATGTAACGCGTTAGAATTAGACTTCAATGTCACCGTATAGAAATTTTCTAGTTCATAACCACATACACTTCATATGTGAAACaatgtttcggtgaccgtctgtcaccttcgtcAGGGCAATTACGACCTGTTCTTTCTCGCACTGCAGCCAAGTGTCGCTGCAGTGTTACAAATGCACTCCCATCACATTATCACAtcaataatattaataataactTTGCTATTATGTAATAACTTTGCTATTCAGTTATTTATTAACCTAATGCAATTATTCACGAATGGAATACCCAAATTTTACCATATTCTTGTTCATTTTTGCCTGTAAATTATTTTAGTGGGGCCTGTAAATTATtttagtggggccgcgtagcacagtggtattgtattcggcccgtgatcgagaggtcgccggttcgaatccgcctaccgtgttgccggtcttgtgcccttgggaaaggcactttacacgactttcctcactttactgaagtgaaaaatgagtcgtccctcggacaggacgttaaatggaggtcccgtgtatggggagagccataccccatgcacgttaaagaacccccacacgtgcgatggtgcggtgtgcgttggtgcaaatccttctgtcgggagttggtgattcacttcaaatcacccggatggaggcctggcgaacctctgtctcgtatcagccacatggtgaattacatcattcacccggacgggagacctggcgcatccccgtcttgtaattagcctacgaaagggtatgtcaccccgtaaggggcggcataaccccgtcgtgtgtagacatgtgcgaacatgtctacatttgatcacgtcgaccgatgatgatgatgatgatgatgatgatgatgatgatgaaattattttacaTGATGATTTCTACCAACAGAGTACAGAAACTGTCAACTCTGAGCTTCCGCTAGACGAAATTGACCTGGCCGAACAACGAGCGGACAGTCTAGAAAGACGCAAGAGACGGAAACAAATCCTGgaggtcttgacatttgggttgTTTGTGACTGTCATCATGTTGACGTCATACGGCGAGAGAAGTCCCTTGGCTTTCTACGTCACCAAGAATGTACAACGGCTTCTCTTAGAGAGCGGGGACATTGAATTCTCCGAGGTATAGACTTTGATATGTGAATAAGTGGATAAAGAGCAAGTTCAACTATAAACCTCAAAGTTGCTTTTAGGTgtgggtaccgatacagaaaaaaatcaggtACAGAtacggtccaggtccggacctgaacctatacctaattgtctgtgaaaagtTGTGagtgggcgatactcaaaacagtggtccattttgctacaagataatctgtttggtggagtatccgactcccactggcgtatCTTCAAATAAACGACGCTAAATAGCTCTGTACCCCTGACTAAGAATTCCCGACGTCAGTAGAAATGATTATAATCACatctctacttcactcttgttattttctttgaccagtTAATCACAAAATATGTGgacgcctgccgatataatctttTCGTTTTCTAATAAGTCCCAAATTCGGTCCACACAGTTCTTTCAGGTCCGTTTTGTTAGGACCGGTCCATAAATAAAACCGGTTCTGCACCGGCATGAcgtactggtacccagccctagttgctTTCTATGATACTGTAGCAGACCTTCAGGTTTAATATTTGTTATCGTTGCTGTTGTTTACTAGATTAAGGATATTCCTTCTTTCTGGACTTGGATGTCTACCGGGTTGATCCCTGTCACCAATGCAACCCAATGGTACAACGGTAGAGGGCTCGGTTCCTTGGAGGCTGCGATTATGGAGGACATGTTAACCTATCCACTGGGCCATGTACAGCTTCGGCAAGTGCGACTAAGCCCTGGTGGGTCCATgaattttttattattattattttttattattattgagTTTTCATATCATagacaaataacaaaaaaaattgggtgaacCATCCAACGAAAATAATGTCAACAGATAATTCAAATCTTGTGTATCAGAAATCAAAACAGTTTTCCAAGCAGAGAAAATTATTAACACAATTCAAATGTAACAATGCTAGAAACAGAATAAACAGAGCATCAGCTGCATAAGCTAAGGTGCCCCCACTTCCCCAGATGCTTCTTCATTTTGCCTTTCTTCAAGGTTACATGATACACTGTACTTTGTAAAAGAAAGTAACGTATAGGAGGAGGGAATCATAATTTAAGCGGTCCATGAATTGTTTGAAACTGTATTTATTAATGTGAAGATCGAATCGGGCGCTGGTCATTGAGATCACACGAGGGAGGACAGGTTCAATTAAGATATAATAGACAAACAGATTTCATCGAGTCCTGATAAATCTATCAACGTATGTCATATTACACATATGTATGCTACAAAAACAAATAGTAGAACGAAAGCTCAGTGTTCACagtccgtgtccgttcattttggtCATCTCTGTATATTTCTGTATGTTTCTGATGATAATCTTCTGTATAGCATTTCTATCGATTTCAGTAAGCTAGCCTTGTATAGTCTTCGATGAGGTCATCTGATAAAAATACAGGTATAAAATTTGAATCGATATTGTTTCATATACCACACTACTTGTGATAATAATTGGTTGGAAATACTGACTGACGCTTCTAACATTTTTTCCAGGAGAACATTGCGAAGCACCCAAACGAATAGCAAGCATAATATCTCGTTGTAGAGCGGCGCACTCCTTTGCTGTTGCCGATACACAAAACTATACTGAAGGGTGGAACACAACAGCTGAGTTGAGAGTTCTCGCCAATACGACGGAATCGCCTGAGAACTCCTACTACTTGGAAACAGAAAATCCATGGAGCTACACGTTTGCCTCTGTAACTGATGGTAATGTGTAAATCTGTTTATTCATTTTACCTcttgtatgtttactttaatTTCATTCCATTGGACTGAAATTAAGTGTTTGTTGATAGATCAcatctttggaaaaaaaactagCAAAAAATTGACAAGATCAGTATACGGTTTGCAGAGATGTTAAATATAACGCCATttgtaaagaaacaaacaatcatGGAATGTTTTAGCCTACCCGGACACGTAACCGATGCTCCCAATCTCCGACAGTTCAAGACTCGTCTCTTGTCCTCATTTTAGATTATCCACAACTTACGACCTTTCTTCTATTCCACCATTGCACTGTGTACTCatcaattttcataattattttACATCACATCAATTatgttgttatatttcagccataccatatatggtatggtgaaatattttgtattcgtaatgtttctttctttctttctttctcctgtcaaatcttcaaagcgattcatctccgtcgttccgtgaccgaatgacctgaaatttggcacaagggtagagtgggtcaataccgaggtgctgttttctcttttttttcatatctgcctctaaaatgattttattgaagtttaaaggtcatgttttgaccaaaacggtatattgtggccccctgttcccttgaattacaatggaatgttcttaaatttggtgtagataggcattagatagttggtaaaatgatccaggtaaaattttgggcataaactactttaaaatgcttaatttcagcgcttttctgaggggaaattggttttctttcggcttcctgccgtgaactccagtgaccccagagcccacacgtgccaggtgccagcggtctggggggagcgagagataattactttatggacgccagccaatcagcgacgagaaaggcgaatgctagttaatattcataagcggggccttgcaatcccgtatatacacaaacagatgcatattacagccttacagtggccatatggtcccctttgccgggtttgaaattgtagtttgcgaggatttggagttcagacagggtcatttgagcggtagcggacggtacgcgtgcattgaacgttagtgtcgatgaatttaccaacattccgcatggcactctcaatcattttcggcagatttggacagggaaaattggacggcttgcgtttagttttgatacgtaagtttgacagtggcgagaatgcatgtatttttccccgaacaaatgtaggtacttctagtgttgttgttgttcttttttgacgtaaactttgtacattcaaattgtaagtaactttaaactgccagagtttgagcccaataaaacactctcaataccagagtatcaccactgacctccgaaaagaaacccccgaacaaagtagaaacacctatcctccaggtctcgcacgctacgagcaggaaacactcagacaagattacgtccgatggctgattgcatacaaagtaaaacaatttaacagtggtatgcaggggcatatacttaacaaagaattcgaaggaaaatgaaatatatagataaagccaaatcaagttaacttgttcgtcctgggatttttcagaaaagaaatgaagcgacagggtggtaaaattcttgtaaaatttcgagacgtctccgtttatgtaatggctcatacaaaacaagaagaagattgaagtttttagcttgaaaaaaacaacaacactcctactacactgtgcctgcacctgacaattattaaaacgtatgccctacttgcttaaaaaaaagttcactgcaataataaatgcacccacatcacaaggagattatgacggtacttagacctagttatcgaagtggaaattgttgaatggcgtcatgtaatttcatgacgaaaatcttctgaatggaagatgcgtttttttttcactctcggaaaaataggagctgccgcaattctgaaaaccaatcagttatgcataggcgctcctgtggaagattatattcttccatatgggcccggggcatattgggcaagctctgttttgacatggaatcaattcacaatattagttctcttttggggataacttacattaaatattgcatttttgcgcaggggtgacttggaacagtccaatgttgcgtgggaatgggtatggctgaaatatgctatatttgcacccaagcaaatgtcggcctttctagtgtatgatatatattcatatgtCTTTATAATTACTTGTGCATATGTGTAAATTAGCTTTGTATGTTTCTATCTTTGTGTGTGGTCAGTCGTCACCAGCTTAGGCTGCCTAGGCTGACCCagtgtaatgattttgttgtcattttaagcACAAATGCAATGTTACTTTTTTTCTCTGCAGGTTTTCCATACTTTGGAAAGCAGGGAACCTACTTGCCTGGTGGATACGTTACTTCGTTGGGAAGCGCAAAGCATACAAGTTTATCTCGTGTTGAACACTTACAGCAACAGGATTGGCTAGACGACAAGACTCGGGCAGTATTCATCGAACTCACTTTGTACAACCCGCACGTGAACTTGTTTTCCGTGGTTTCCATGGCAGTGGAGTTCACCAATCAGGGTGCGGCGTACAAAGGGTCAGAGGTCGTGACCTTGCGACTCGTCCAGCACGACGCCATCTTGCTCCTTGTTCTTAGAGGATGTTTGGCACTTTTTATTCTTATATTTGCACTTCGGGAAGGTGAGTTTAGAAACATATTAAAGGTCAATCTCTTCATTAGCACAGAAAATCTGATAATCTGAATGACATcgtaaaaaaatgacaactaTGTAATTGATCTAgacaattgtaaaatgtaacccCAGCCTGTAACGCACAATTGGGTCTTTGACAAACATAAAGGTCCcacttttttctcatttctttctgtctttttttaatattctgTATGTGAGCATTGTCAGGATAATAGCTAGAGTGATAGCATCTGTCGTGACATAGTATATACGACGTTTTGTCACACGCAGACAAGAATATTCTTCTTCACCGCATGTCAGTTTTGGTTAATACTGAGGCGGACCGTCAAACAAGAATATTAAAATTTCACCATTGTATCCTAGGGAAGACGCTTTTCTCGCGTCCTCTTGACTATCTGACTGAGTTCTGGAGTTGGGTAGAGCTTCTCGTCATCGCTGTAGGCTTCTCAGCTCTTGGCGTCTACTTCCACACACAGAGCATCATAGATGAGGTGGCGGTACAGCGTACAGCCGGACACAACGCAACATTTGGCGGGTATAAGAGCGCAGTCGGCTGGTTCCAAGTCTACACCTACCTTTTGGGTCTCCTCATCTGCTGCGCTACATTAAAGTTCATCCGTCTCCTACGCTTCAACGCTCACGTATACGCATTGTCTATGACAATGAGACGATCCCTCAAGCCTGTAGCACAATTCATGCTTACCGTTGTGATCCTCATCATGGCGTTTACACAGATGGCAAACTTGATTTTTGGTGTAAAACTCTTAGAGTACAAAAACATAACTTCAAGTCTGCAAAGCCTTTTGTTTATGATGATGGGCAGCTTTGACTTCGAGGCTTTGACTCAGGGACATGAACTGTTAGGCCCAATGATATTTTTCACTTATCAGAGCATGATGCAGTTTTTCTTGCTTAGTATGTTTATGGCGATCATAATGGACGTTTACAGCGAAGACACCCAATCGACTCATACGGAAGAGCTGAACTTCAACGCCTTTGTTAAGGAATCTGCCTTAAGGGTGTTAGAGAAAGTCAAAGACAAAAAGTCTCCTAATATCAATGTTGTAAAGAATATTTCAACAAGAGACAGAGGAACATTAGAGGACATGCTTACAAAAATAGATCGCATGGTGGGAGACCTTGACACTGGTGTTTATGattaacattttacattttgcaaaagACATTAATGAACACAAAATATCACAGTGACTGTTTGTACCAACATTTGgttctcttgttcttttcttttggaTGTCATAGTGTATCGTATACAAATTTTATTCATATTAAAAATTGCGTTTTAAACTATATGCTTATAATAAATGGATAAATTGAAGTATGTGATACATTTCGTTGTTATATTCAAATACCATACGTAGTGTATCTTAAACAATGTGTTGTGCATAGTATGtgctatatacattgtatggcaTGATTAGATATTTGATGGCCATTAAAGTAAGAATATAATTTCTATCTGTGTAAAACTCGATCTCCTTATCCGTAACACAGCATTAAAGCTTTAAAACTGTCTCTCTACGGTTTTGAAAATAACTGGCGGTATACCTGGTACTGAAACGGAATTCCCTAGTCCTTGCAGTGTGTGGGAAATATCAATGAACTATGTAGATAATCAGGATTGCTTTTGTAGTCTCGTGCCCATGGTCTCAGCGGATTCAGCATGCACTCATAGTATACTGCCCTGGGAGCGAGGTGAAGATAGGATAGTCTGCCATTGGCCTAGACGTGACCTTTGCTCTCTGACGTCAAACATTACCGCCAGCTTGTGAAAAGTGTCGTCTGCAAAGATGTCGTCTGCAAAggtaaaaaggaaacaattaGCATTCCTCTGAGAGAAAGGTTTGTTCCAGAATCTCCGTGTTCTTTGCAATTAAAAACAAGTAGAATACTGCTGAATTTTACTGACCAAGGCTTTGTACTGCGTGCGGTTTGTCATAGAACGAGTACTAGAACAAGGTGGGGGAGGGTAATAGTGCATACGATGCATGTTGGCTGAGGGAATCctagatcgcgtgctgttccctggccggttatattcctctggccggcttactcctttatttgttccatttctacgatttttccagcgatccggagtctggtagagactagctgGTAAGTTTTCTCTGAAGGTAACGTTCTCAAAGCCGCCTGTCTGCAAATGTCATTGGTTCAACTCCGTACACTTGGTAATGTTGCTAGGGTTAGGCTAGCCCGAAATtgtataattaagggttaatgacccgccccgaggtgtacatggtgtcataccgaataaaaccaccgagtgagcgaagcgaacgaggtggttttatgaggtggttatagcaaaggaccaggcgttatgacaccatatataccgaggaacaggtgggtcattaaccctattatcatatagcctacccacactgacccatttaagagtagattagagtagtgtagagtttccagttgagtaggagcgacaaattcttttcttaaacatacatcttttattcagtacatacatttgaacagtgactttgaacaacataaaacttgtacgtgaaatgtatttctgttccaaggcttaaaataagaacaaagtcgattcattatgttacaaactgttgcacactccgtatttctccactcgcccattctccagtttgtcgagttcgttcgtatcaggcgctaaatctctgccggctttcctgaggtattccgggatccctgtgcttcacagctcttgagaatctcgttcactacgaacccagacacgacttctccgaaggaaggtagcattttggtcctccagcgccatgaccgctactcaataacggaccgtggtgttattgtcgtctgaacttgaatgggcgggggtgcaaataattttattttccatttgcagtttaaattggacatgacttgaaatagattttattgtcttaaatattataggtaattcaatgttgttttaagacagcaaatgttttctttgaacaaagaaacacgcactaccgatattaatagagggagccatcccccctgccatgcctgtacttattcccctatcttggcagatggacgattcctggatatctcattctgattggccagcgtcctgtttgtctgtcctcctgactggtttaaactttcaaaagttttatcacatatgtgataatcaaaaatttaatgcacggctgttacggcgtcataaccagcatgaaaagaggccttctgattggcccacgtccccaggctatatgataataatatatacatgtacatgtagtgtttcaACTTTTGGTACTTATTCATTTTTGTCCGTCCAATCAACGCAACTAAATTTCTGGGTCTTCTGGAGTTTGCAGTACTGCCTAAGACCGCTAGAGAAAGAACATTGTGACTTGAAGCTCCTTTCGGCTATGATAAGAGAATGCTTAGTGGTCTTCCACAAACGTAAACACAACTTTGCGGTAAAGTTCTGTATTCTACTGGCTATTCTACTGACTTACCGCTGGAATCCTTATGTATTCGCTCTTTTTACATCTGCTTTATACGATTCAAAGCATGGTGGAAAACTTATCCTTATTTCTGTAAACGGACTAAAactgatgcgcgcgcggatttcatccatataataaaatataacattgtcTTTACTATTTGCTGTTTCCTAATTGGATATGAGTGCTTAACAGGTTTAGGACTTGTAGAAACAGAGTACAATCAGAACTAATATGCAACCCTAAAATAGCACTTTATAAGCAAAGGATGCCCAACAAAGAAGCTTGAAGTTGAAACTAGACATGGGTTAGCCTATCCTGCGTGCGTTGCGCTAATTTCGTGAGTGTGCCATAGTGTGTTCGAGGTGACCTCAATAGGTTGTTATTGGCTTGCGGATCTTTCTTTGTGAAGTCCTGCTGCAAGAATAGCAACACAAAGACAGCCGGAAAAGACCACAGCTTTAACTACAGCTACAAATTGAATGGGGCGTTTCCAATAAAATTGTAAAACCTCTCAACTTTGATGATTGCTGTGTTTTCGCCCGTTTCCTTTGACTGTACAGTACTACTTGGATGtaacagatgaagaagaattTTGATCCAAGCCCAGCTCTTTCCCTTGTTAAATGTCGATCCAA harbors:
- the LOC118405273 gene encoding polycystic kidney disease 2-like 2 protein, with the protein product MIGLQSAAIIMPINLLIVFLFRNSGSKSSIKEKTKSRKGTSVNKPAMYLPHKKQNDREAEKKQNELRTLGNYESEPTSFWRHKENSTAKKKQLISDYSGKHIHRRHIHLDFDDTIEEINTSNGTDSKDPETTRNTSLPWWSVYIGWLLVWSVSFVAAFFTVLYTLSFGRAKAEAWVFTFLTSFLTDLFLIQPFKLMLVAVLFALIVKKPVEDEDPQPEPLQKDEEYLEDNKKVVTHDSRHWRTATGWMRYLWTEEANTLEHHNKMSTETVNSELPLDEIDLAEQRADSLERRKRRKQILEVLTFGLFVTVIMLTSYGERSPLAFYVTKNVQRLLLESGDIEFSEIKDIPSFWTWMSTGLIPVTNATQWYNGRGLGSLEAAIMEDMLTYPLGHVQLRQVRLSPGEHCEAPKRIASIISRCRAAHSFAVADTQNYTEGWNTTAELRVLANTTESPENSYYLETENPWSYTFASVTDGFPYFGKQGTYLPGGYVTSLGSAKHTSLSRVEHLQQQDWLDDKTRAVFIELTLYNPHVNLFSVVSMAVEFTNQGAAYKGSEVVTLRLVQHDAILLLVLRGCLALFILIFALREGKTLFSRPLDYLTEFWSWVELLVIAVGFSALGVYFHTQSIIDEVAVQRTAGHNATFGGYKSAVGWFQVYTYLLGLLICCATLKFIRLLRFNAHVYALSMTMRRSLKPVAQFMLTVVILIMAFTQMANLIFGVKLLEYKNITSSLQSLLFMMMGSFDFEALTQGHELLGPMIFFTYQSMMQFFLLSMFMAIIMDVYSEDTQSTHTEELNFNAFVKESALRVLEKVKDKKSPNINVVKNISTRDRGTLEDMLTKIDRMVGDLDTGVYD